A genome region from Anopheles stephensi strain Indian chromosome 2, UCI_ANSTEP_V1.0, whole genome shotgun sequence includes the following:
- the LOC118504050 gene encoding claspin-like isoform X5 — protein sequence MRLDCRWILLPMLALFVEARDARAYRGGKAEYMKADRKGETQFQHQKTIDGAVLGCFGYVDGQGKMFVTHYLADVAGYRSVSLSAPDKMTRERLKLLRNGEDGPASDLFPVDCTEEGDVGRLQKMADKIKKDFESDNEAEEPQRKSPSYAKNDDPTTVATDGGRAPENSDAENDSVKAKTAPSTATPSETPNKKQNVRLINVRDPSSFGKPAKKPAESSKTPSRKSPSKPTGDEANSEPGKVSPSKGSFPPKKQYPKVSKQPNTMEQPQATKDLEKPSEKNQTPAAKPNVAARSPAVPEGAKDDEVPEDASRKQPTDSKSSPKSGKDPNKVAEGPSKPESKKGSDKPASKNKQPNEDEKASEEPKDQQDDSSPEKPEAESDDATNDPKQSPKSGKEPSKGSKPQPKKESDKPAGKNKQPNEEDKASEKPEDQQDDSSAEMPEDELENTSDDPKQSLKSGKEPSKASDGPKPQPKKGSDKLETKNEDDKASEEPEDQQDDSSDEKPEAESDDATNDPKQSPKSGKEPSKDSKAHPKKGSDKPASKNEDDKASEEPEDQQDDSSDEKPEAESDDASDDPKQSPKSGKEPSKGSKPQPKKGSDKPASKNKQPNSEDKASEDPEDQQDDSSDEKPEDDLDNTSNDPKQSPKSGKEPSKGSKPQPKKGSDKPATKNEDEKASEEPEDQQDDSSDEKPEAESDDATNDPKQSPMSGKESSKGPKPQPKKGSDKPASKNKQPNEEDKASEEPEDQQDGSSDEKPEAESDDATNDPKQSPKSGKESSKGPKPQPKKGSDKPASKNKQPNEEDKASEEPEDQQDGSSDEKPEAESDDATNDPKQSPKSGKEPSKGSKPQPKKGSDKPAGKNEDGKASEEPEDQQDDSSDEKPEAESDDATNDPKQSPKSGKEPSKDSKAHPKKGSDKPASKNEDDKASEEPEDQQDDSSDEKPEAESDDASDDPKQSPKSGKEPSKGSKPQPKKGSDKPASKNKQPNSEDKASEDPEDQQDDSSDEKPEDDLDNTSNDPKQSPKSGKEPSKGSKPQPKKGSDKPASKNEDDKASEEPEDQQDDSSDEKPEAESDDATNDPKQSPKSGKEPSKGSKPQPKKGSDKPATKNEDDKASEEPEDQQDDSSDEKPEAESDDATNDPKQSPKSGKESSKGPKPQPKKGSDKPASKNKQPNEEDKASEEPEDQQDDSSAEKPEAESDDATNDPKQSLKSGKESSKGSKPQPKKGTDKPATKNEDDKASEEPEDQQDDSSDEKPEAESDDATNDPKQSPKSGKEPSKGSKPQPKKGSDKPATKNEDDKASEEPEDQQDDSSDEKPEAESDDATNNPKQSPKSGKEPSKGSKPQPKKGSDKPASKNKQPEGPAARNEPAGSALTDLYPTPPFEAEDPTSMGAVKPSDSNDVLAAISRVLPVIRDISALPLPSGGSVPKTPVPSTKDADVYDEVEDEDDTDAVDAVMPEKQQHSEPETPSQSAPQPTDTGSCIEIILKVPTDARHVIVRAENPKFKSQAGSPLDQLVNKIAPGVYDVQLAKFDKVVFEKYDKSPAEDEPEAPSNLGKAFNYDELVPKPRNAGSSKRVPEDSVNAYLPKVESVQSRVGAADEKQGKSARDESAPAKQRRIPDRFLAVGRRG from the exons ATGCGGCTGGATTGCAGATGG ATCCTTTTGCCCATGCTGGCACTTTTCGTCGAGGCGAGAGATGCACGAGCGTACCGTGGAG GCAAGGCAGAGTACATGAAGGCGGATCGGAAGGGTGAAACCCAGTTTCAGCATCAGAAAACCATCGATGGAGCCGTTCTCGGATGCTTCGGCTATGTGGATGGACAGGGAAAAATGTTTGTCACCCATTACTTGGCCGATGTGGCGGGATACCGCAGTGTAAGCTTATCTGCGCCCGATAAAATGACCCGGGAGCGTCTAAAGTTGTTGAG GAACGGTGAAGATGGACCAGCGTCAGATCTATTTCCGGTCGACTGTACGGAGGAAGGAGACGTGGGTAGATTACAGAAGATGGcggataaaataaagaaagatTTCGAGAGTGATAACGAAGCGGAGGAACCGCAAAGGAAATCTCCATCCTACGCTAAAAACGATGATCCGACCACGGTGGCGACTGACGGTGGCAGAGCTCCGGAAAATAGTGATGCAGAAAATGATAGtgtaaaagcaaaaacggCACCATCGACTGCAACGCCCAGCGAAActccaaacaaaaagcaaaatgttCGTCTGATAAATGTAAGAGATCCGAGCTCGTTCGGAAAACCGGCAAAGAAACCAGCAGAAAGCTCGAAAACACCGTCAAGAAAATCTCCATCCAAACCAACCGGAGATGAAGCGAATTCCGAACCGGGAAAAGTGTCTCCATCAAAAGGAAGTTTTCCGCCCAAAAAGCAATACCCGAAGGTATCAAAGCAACCGAACACAATGGAACAACCGCAGGCAACGAAGGATTTGGAGAAACCGTCAGAAAAAAATCAGACTCCAGCTGCAAAACCGAATGTAGCTGCCAGGTCGCCTGCCGTTCCTGAGGGTGCTAAGGATGATGAAGTCCCGGAAGATGCATCGAGAAAACAACCGACTGATAGcaaatcatcgccaaaatcAGGAAAGGATCCAAACAAGGTAGCGGAAGGACCTTCAAAACCTGAATCCAAGAAGGGGTCCGACAAGCCAGCAAGCAAGAACAAGCAGCCCAACGAAGATGAGAAGGCATCGGAAGAGCCTAAAGATCAACAAGACGACTCGAGCCCCGAGAAGCCAGAAGCCGAGTCAGATGACGCCACAAACGATCCTAAGCAATCTCCGAAGTCAGGAAAGGAACCGAGCAAGGGCTCGAAGCCTCAACCCAAGAAGGAATCGGACAAGCCTGCAGGCAAGAACAAACAGCCCAACGAAGAAGACAAGGCATCGGAAAAGCCAGAAGATCAGCAAGACGACTCGAGTGCCGAAATGCCAGAAGACGAGTTAGAAAACACCTCTGACGATCCTAAGCAATCTCTGAAGTCAGGAAAGGAACCGAGCAAGGCTTCTGATGGCCCGAAGCCTCAACCCAAGAAGGGATCAGACAAGCTTGAAACGAAGAACGAAGACGACAAGGCATCGGAAGAGCCTGAAGATCAGCAAGACGACTCGAGTGACGAGAAGCCAGAAGCTGAGTCAGATGACGCCACGAACGATCCTAAGCAATCTCCGAAGTCAGGAAAGGAACCAAGCAAGGACTCGAAGGCTCATCCCAAGAAGGGATCAGATAAGCCTGCATCCAAGAACGAAGACGACAAGGCATCGGAAGAGCCTGAAGATCAGCAAGACGACTCGAGCGACGAGAAGCCAGAAGCCGAGTCAGACGACGCCTCGGACGATCCTAAGCAGTCGCCGAAGTCAGGAAAGGAACCGAGCAAGGGCTCGAAGCCTCAACCCAAGAAGGGGTCCGACAAGCCTGCAAGCAAGAACAAACAACCCAATTCAGAAGACAAGGCATCGGAAGATCCTGAAGATCAGCAAGACGACTCGAGCGACGAGAAGCCAGAAGACGACTTAGACAACACCTCGAACGATCCTAAGCAATCTCCGAAGTCAGGAAAGGAACCGAGCAAGGGCTCGAAGCCTCAACCCAAGAAGGGATCTGATAAGCCGGCAACCAAGAACGAAGACGAGAAGGCATCGGAAGAGCCCGAAGATCAGCAAGACGACTCGAGTGACGAGAAGCCAGAAGCCGAGTCAGATGACGCCACAAACGATCCTAAGCAATCTCCGATGTCAGGAAAGGAATCGAGCAAGGGGCCCAAGCCTCAACCTAAGAAGGGATCGGACAAGCCGGCAAGCAAGAACAAACAGCCCAACGAAGAAGACAAGGCATCGGAAGAGCCTGAAGATCAGCAAGACGGCTCGAGTGACGAGAAGCCAGAAGCCGAGTCAGATGACGCCACAAACGATCCTAAGCAATCTCCGAAGTCAGGAAAGGAATCGAGCAAGGGGCCCAAGCCTCAACCTAAGAAGGGATCGGACAAGCCGGCAAGCAAGAACAAACAGCCCAACGAAGAAGACAAGGCATCGGAAGAGCCTGAAGATCAGCAAGACGGCTCGAGTGACGAGAAGCCAGAAGCCGAGTCAGATGACGCCACGAACGATCCTAAGCAGTCGCCGAAGTCAGGAAAGGAACCGAGCAAGGGCTCGAAGCCTCAACCCAAGAAGGGATCGGACAAGCCGGCAGGCAAGAACGAAGACGGCAAGGCATCGGAAGAGCCTGAAGATCAGCAAGACGACTCGAGCGACGAGAAGCCAGAAGCCGAGTCAGATGACGCCACGAACGATCCTAAGCAATCTCCGAAGTCAGGAAAGGAACCAAGCAAGGACTCGAAGGCTCATCCCAAGAAGGGATCAGATAAGCCTGCATCCAAGAACGAAGACGACAAGGCATCGGAAGAGCCTGAAGATCAGCAAGACGACTCGAGCGACGAGAAGCCAGAAGCCGAGTCAGACGACGCCTCGGACGATCCTAAGCAGTCGCCGAAGTCAGGAAAGGAACCGAGCAAGGGCTCGAAGCCTCAACCCAAGAAGGGGTCCGACAAGCCTGCAAGCAAGAACAAACAACCCAATTCAGAAGACAAGGCATCGGAAGATCCTGAAGATCAGCAAGACGACTCGAGCGACGAGAAGCCAGAAGACGACTTAGACAACACCTCGAACGATCCTAAGCAATCTCCGAAGTCAGGAAAGGAACCGAGCAAGGGCTCGAAGCCTCAACCCAAGAAGGGATCTGATAAGCCTGCAAGCAAGAACGAAGACGACAAGGCATCGGAAGAGCCTGAAGATCAGCAAGACGACTCGAGTGACGAGAAGCCAGAAGCCGAGTCAGATGACGCCACAAACGATCCTAAGCAATCTCCGAAGTCAG GAAAGGAACCGAGCAAGGGCTCGAAGCCTCAACCCAAGAAGGGATCTGATAAGCCTGCAACCAAGAACGAAGACGACAAGGCATCGGAAGAGCCTGAAGATCAGCAAGACGACTCGAGCGACGAGAAGCCAGAAGCCGAGTCAGATGACGCCACGAACGATCCTAAGCAGTCTCCGAAGTCAGGAAAGGAATCGAGCAAGGGGCCCAAGCCTCAACCTAAGAAGGGATCGGACAAGCCGGCAAGCAAGAACAAACAGCCCAACGAAGAAGACAAGGCATCGGAAGAGCCTGAAGATCAGCAAGACGACTCGAGCGCCGAGAAGCCAGAAGCCGAGTCAGATGACGCCACGAACGATCCTAAGCAGTCGCTGAAGTCAGGAAAGGAATCGAGCAAGGGCTCGAAGCCTCAACCCAAGAAGGGAACTGATAAGCCGGCAACCAAGAACGAAGACGACAAGGCATCGGAAGAGCCTGAAGATCAGCAAGACGACTCGAGTGACGAGAAGCCAGAAGCCGAGTCAGATGACGCCACAAACGATCCTAAGCAATCTCCGAAGTCAGGAAAGGAACCGAGCAAGGGCTCGAAGCCTCAACCCAAGAAGGGATCTGATAAGCCTGCAACCAAGAACGAAGACGACAAGGCATCGGAAGAGCCTGAAGATCAGCAAGACGACTCGAGCGACGAGAAGCCAGAAGCCGAGTCAGATGACGCCACGAACAATCCTAAGCAATCTCCGAAGTCAGGAAAGGAACCGAGCAAGGGCTCGAAGCCTCAACCCAAGAAGGGGTCGGACAAGCCGGCAAGCAAGAACAAACAGCCTGAAGGACCCGCTGCAAGAAACGAACCAGCTGGATCAGCGCTTACCGATCTTTATCCAACGCCACCGTTCGAAGCAGAGGACCCCACATCAATGGGTGCAGTTAAACCGAGTGATTCGAACGATGTGCTGGCTGCTATCAGCAGGGTACTGCCAGTAATTCGAGACATTAGTGCATTGCCATTGCCCAGCGGTGGATCGGTTCCAAAGACGCCGGTACCATCCACCAAAGACGCCGATGTGTACGATGAGGTAGAAGATGAAGACGATACGGATGCGGTTGATGCCGTTATGCCAGAGAAGCAACAGCACAGCGAACCGGAAACACCCAGCCAATCAGCCCCTCAACCTACGGATACGGGCAGTTGCATCGAGATCATACTGAAGGTACCAACCGACGCGCGGCACGTGATTGTTCGAGCGGAAAATCCCAAGTTTAAGTCACAGGCTGGATCGCCGCTCGACCAGCTGGTGAACAAGATTGCTCCCGGTGTGTACGATGTGCAGTTGGCCAAGTTCGATAAGGTGGTGTTTGAAAAGTACGATAAATCGCCAGCCGAAGACGAACCGGAAGCGCCCAGCAATCTGGGAAAGGCATTCAACTACGATGAGCTTGTGCCGAAGCCAAGAAACGCTGGCTCAAGCAAACGCGTGCCGGAAGACAGTGTAAATGCGTACCTGCCGAAGGTGGAGAGCGTTCAATCGCGTGTGGGCGCCGCCGACGAGAAGCAGGGAAAGTCGGCTCGGGATGAAAGTGCGCCGGCCAAGCAGCGTCGCATTCCGGACCGATTCCTGGCGGTGGGACGTCGAGGTTGA